Sequence from the Corallococcus sp. EGB genome:
CACCGCGGGCTTCTTCTCCCAACTGGTGGACTCGCACCTGCCCGCGCTGCGCTCGCTGCGCCAGGTGCTCACCGGTGGCGACGTCGTCTCCGCTCCTCACGTGCGTCGCGTGCTGGAGCTCCTGGGCCTCCCCGTCATCGCGGGCTATGGCCCCACCGAGACCACCGTCTTCGCCACCAGTCACCGCTTCACCCATGCCTCGCAGGTAGGTACGTCCGTCCCGCTGGGACGCCCCCTGGGCAACACCCAGGTGTACGTGCTGGATGCTTCGGGACACCCTCTTCCTCCGGGTGTCCAGGGAGAGCTCTACGTCGGGGGCGATGGACTGGCTCGCGGCTACGTGGGCCAGCCCGCCCTCACCGCGGAGCGCTTCGTCCCTGACCCGTTCTCCTCCACTCCTGGCGCGCGCCTCTACCGCACGGGCGACCTGGCCCGTTGGCGTGAGGACGGTGTGCTGGAGTTCCTCGGCCGCGCGGACGCACAGGTGAAGGTGCGCGGCTTCCGCATCGAGCTGCCTGAAATCGAAGCCGCCCTGCGCTCTCACCCTGACGTCCGCGAAGCCGTCGCAGTCGTCCGTGAGGACGTGCCCGGCGACAAGCGGCTCGTGGCCTACGTCGTCGCTGCCCCATCCCTGGACATGGCGGAGCTGCGCTCCTTCCTCAAGCACCGGCTGCCCGACTACATGGTGCCCTCGGCCCTGGGCCACCTCGACGCCCTGCCCCTCTCCTCCAACGGCAAGGTGGACCGCAGGGCCCTGCCGGCCCCCTCCACCTTCCAGACTCGCGCACGGACGCGCCCGGCGCGCACGGACACCGAGCGGCTGCTCACCACGCTCTGGGAAGAGGTCCTCCAGGCGGGCACCGTCGGCGCCGAGGACAACTTCTTCGACCTGGGCGGCAACTCGCTCAGCGCCACGCAGCTCCTCTCGCGCATCCGGCGCGCGTTCCAGGCGGAGCTGTCCATCGCGGACTTCTTCGCGGCCCCCACCGTGGAAGCCATTGCCCGGCGCCTGGAGTCCCAGGGCCCGGTGCGTCCCGCGTTGTCAGTGCCCTCGCTCAAGCCGGTGCCACGCGATGGCGGACTGCCCCTGTCCTTCGCCCAGCAGCGGCTGTGGTTCTTCGCGAAGCTGGAGCCCGACAGCACCGCGTACAACCTCCCGTTCGTCATGCGGCTCGAAGGAGCCCTGGACGTGCCCGCGCTCACTCGCGGCCTGCGCGACCTGCTCCAGCGCCATGAATCCCTGCGCACCACCTTCCGTGAGCAGGAGTCCGGCCCCGTCCAGGTCATCGCGTCCGCCCCCTCGCTGCCCGCCGCGTGGATGGACCTGAGCGCCCTGCCCGACGCGGAGCGCGCGCTCGGCACCATCCTCGACGACGAGGCACGACAGGTCTTCGACCTGGAAGCCGGCCCGCTGTGGCGCGTCCTCGTGGTTCGCATGGACGAGCAACACCACCTGCTGCTGCTCACCATGCACCACGTCATCTCCGACGCCTGGTCCATGGGCGTGCTGCTCCAGGAGCTGACCACGCTGTACGCCGCCCACGCCGAGAGCCGCGCCCCCCACCTGAAGCCGCTGCCCGTGCAGTACGCGGACTTCGCCGTCTGGCAGCGCGGCTGGCTGCGCGACGCGGCGCTGGAGTCGCAGCTCGGCTGGTGGCGCCAGCAACTGCACGGCGCACCGAAGGCCCTGGAGCTGCCCACGGATCGCCCCCGGCCCGCGACACAGACCTTCCGTGGCGCTGTGGTGCCCTTCCAGTTCTCGCGTGAGCTGTCAGACGCGATGCACGCGCTCTGCCGGAGCGAGGGCGTCACGCCCTCCATGGTGGTGCTGGCCGTGTTCCAGTTGCTGCTCTCGCGCTACAGCGGCCAGGAGGACATCTCCGTGGGCTCGCCCATCGCGGGCCGCACGCAGGCGGAGACAGAGGGGCTCATCGGCTTCTTCGTCAACACCCTGGTCCTGCGCACGAAACTGGACGGCGACCCGAGCTTCCGCGAGCTGCTCGCGCGCGTGCGCGACGTGGCCCTGGGCGCGTACGCGCACCAGGACGTGCCCTTCGAGAAGCTCGTGGAGGCGCTGAAGCCAGAGCGCGACCCGCGCCGCCCGCCTCTCTTCCAGGTGATGCTCGCGTACCAGAACGCTCCCATGCCGGAGACGCTGAGCACGGGCCTGAAGCTTCAGCCGCTGGAGCCCCGGGGCGGCACGGCGAAGTTCGACCTCACCCTCGCGCTCAACGACACCGCCGGAGGGCTGAAGGGCCTGCTCGAATACAACACCGACCTCTTCGACGCCGCGACCGCCAGCCACATGGTGGGGCACCTGCGCGTCCTGTTGGACAGCGCCCTCCACGCTCCGGAGCGCCGCCTCTCCGCGCTTCACATGCTCACGCTCGCGGAGCGCGGGCTCCTGCTCCACTCCTGGAGCGAGGCCGGCAACGCCTCGGCGGAGGATGCCTCCCTGCACCGGCTCCTCCAGGCCCAGGCGCTGCGCCACCCCGACACAGTCGCCGTCGAACACGAAGGCCACACGCTGACCTGGGCGGAAGCGTTCCGCCGGGCCCGCGAGGTCCTCCGGGAGCTGCGCATGCGCGGCGTGGTGGCCCTGCCTCCCGCGCCGCCGCTCGTCCCCGTCCCGCGCACCGGCCCGCTGCCGCTGTCGTTCTCACAGCAGCGGCTGTGGCTGATTGATCAGCTTGAGCCGGGCAGCGCCGCCTACAACATCTTCCTGGCCCTGCGCGTGGAGGGCGCGCTGGATGTGGCCGCGCTGGAAAAGGCCTTCGCAACGCTCATCGCCCGCCACGAATCGCTGCGCACCGTCTTCGTCTCCCAAGGCGGAGAGCCCGCCCAGGTCATCCTCCCCGAGGTGCCCTTCGCACTGGACGTGGTGGAGCTGGGCGAAGCCTCCCGTGAGGTGCTGGAGGCGCGGCTGCGAGAAGAAGCGCGGCGCCCGTTCGACCTGACACGCGGACCGCTGCTGCGCGTGTCGCTGCTGCGCTTGGGAGCCGAGGCGCACGTGCTGTGGCTGAACATGCACCACATCGTCTCCGACGGGTGGTCCATGGGAGTGCTCGTGCGCGAGCTGTCCGCGCTGTATGGCGCCCATGTTTCGGGCCGGCCCTCGACGCTGGCACCCCTGCCTGTCCAGTACGTGGACTACGCCGCGTGGCAGCGCGACTGGCTGAAGGACGAAGCCCTGGAGCACCACCTGTCCTACTGGCGCCGTCAGCTCGCCGGAGCACCGCCGCTGTTGGAGCTGCCCACCGACAAGCCACGCCCGCGCGTCCTGTCCCACCAGGGAGCGCAGGTCCCCGTGCGCCTGCCGGGCTCGCTGTCGGAGTCCTTCCAGGCGCTGTGCCAGCGCGAGGGCGCCACGCTCTTCATGGGCCTGGTGACCGCGTGGCAGGTGCTGCTTGCGCGCTACGCAGGGCAGGAGGACATCACCCTCGGCTCGCCCATCGCCGGCCGCACGCGCGAGGACACGGAGGGGCTCATCGGCTTCTTCGTCAACACGCTGGTGCTGCGAACGCACGTCGACGCGAAGGCGCCCTTCCGCCAGGTGCTGGCCCAGGTGCGCGCCACCACGCTCGCCGCCTATGAGCATCAGGACGCGCCCTTCGAGAAGCTGGTGGAGGCGCTGCAACCCCAGCGCAGCCTGAGCCACTCGCCGCTCTTCCAGGTGCTGATCGCCCTGCAGAACGCGCCGACGCAGCCCCTGTCGCTGCCAGGTGGATCCGCGCCGCTTCGCCTGCTGCCCCTGGAGCAGGAGGAGCAGACGACCCAGTTCGACCTGACGCTGGCCCTGGCTCCGACACCCCAGGGACTCCAGGGCGCGTTGAGCTACCGCACGGACCTGTTCGAGGCCGCCACCCTCCGCCGGATGGCGGAACATCTGCGCGTGCTGCTGGAAGGCGTGGTGGCGAAGCCGGACGAAGCCGTGGGGCTGCTGCCCATGCTCACGGCCGCGGAGCGTCAGCAGGTCCTGGTGACGTGGAACCAGACGCGGGCGGAGTATCCGCGCGACGCGACGATCCCCCGCCTCTTCGAAGCGCAGGCCCGGCGCACGCCGGAGGCCGTCGCGGTGGTGAGCGGCGAACAGCGGCTGACCTATCAGCAACTGGAGCTCCGGGCGAACCGGCTGGCCCACCGGCTGCGCAAGCTGGGCGTAGGCCCCGAGTCGCGGGTCGGCCTATGCGTGGAGCGCACGGCGGACGTGGTGGTGGGGACGTTGGGCATCCTCAAGGCGGGCGGCGCGTACGTGCCGCTGGATCCGAGCTATCCGAAGGAGCGCCTGGGCTGGCTGCTCGAAGACGCGGACGGTCCGGCCCTGGTGATGCATTCGCGGCTGCGGGAGTTCCTGCCCGCCTTCACCGCGCAGGCGGTGTGCCTGGACACGGACGCGGACCTCCAGGAGGGACCGTCCACACCGCCCTCGGTGGAGGTCCACCCGGAGAACGTGGCGTACCTCATCTACACGTCCGGAAGCACGGGGCGCCCCAAGGGCGTGGCGGTGACGCACCGGAACGCGGTGGCGTTCCTGACGTGGGCCACGGAGACGTTCACGGAGGAGGAGACGAAGGCCGTGCTCGCGGCGACGAGCCTCAACTTCGACCTCTCCGTCTTCGAGCTGTTCGCGCCGCTGATCCGGGGCGGCAGCGTGGTGGTGGTGCAGAACGCCCTGTCCCTGGCCGAAGCGAAGCCAGACGCCGAGGTCACGCTGATCAACACGGTGCCCTCGGCGATGGCGCAGCTGGTGAAGCTGGGGGCGGTGCCGCTGTCGGCGCAGGTCATCAACCTCGCGGGCGAAGCGCTGCCGGAGACGCTGACGAAGGCCGTGTACGCGCTGCCCTCGGTGAAGAAGCTCTACAACCTCTACGGCCCGTCGGAGGACACGACGTACTCGACGTGGTCGCTGGTGGGGCGCGAGGAGGTTCCGAACATCGGCCGGCCTCTCACCAACACGCGGGCGTACGTGCTGGACAAGTTCCTCCAGCCGGTGCCGGTGGGAGTAGCCGGAGAGCTGTACCTGGCGGGCGAAGGCCAGGCGCGCGGCTACCTCCAGCGGCCTGAGCTGACGGCGGAGAAGTTCCTCCCTGAGGTGTACGGCCCCGAAGGCAGCCGCATGTATCGCACGGGAGACCGGGTGCGTTACCGCGCGGATGGCGTGCTGGAATACCTGGGCCGGGTGGACTTCCAGGTGAAGGTGCGAGGCTTCCGCATCGAACTGGGTGAAGTGGAGTCCGCGCTGCGCCAGCAGGAAGCGGTGAAGGACGCGGTGGTGGTGGCGAAGGGCGAGGGCGCGGAGAAGCACCTCGTGGCGTACGTGGCACCGAAGGCAGGCGCGACGATTGAAGCGCAGGTGCTGAGGACGCGCCTGCGTCAGCGCTTGCCGGAATACATGGTGCCGGGAACGGTGGTGGTGCTGGAGGCGCTGCCGCTCAACGCCAACGGCAAGGTGGACCGCAAGGCCCTGCCGGAGCCCGACGCGCCGGCGTCCGTCAGCACGTACGAAGCGCCGCGCACGGCGCTGGAAGCGAAGCTGGCGGCCATCTGGGCGGAGGTGCTGCGAGTGCCCCGGGTGGGTGTACAGGACGACTTCTTCGCGCTGGGCGGCCACTCCCTGCTGGCCACGCAGGTGGTGTCGCGGGTGCGCACGGAGACGGGCGTGGAGCTGCCGCTGCGCGCGTTGTTCGAGGCGCCTTCCGTGGCGTCGCTCGCCTCGCGCATCGAGGGCGGCTCGCATCCCCGGCAGGCCGTGCGGCGTCCTCCGCTGGTGCCTGTTCACCGCACCGGCCCACTGCCGCTGTCCTTCGCGCAGCAGCGCCTGTGGTTCCTCGACCGGCTCCAACCGGGAAGCGTCCACTACAACATCCCCGCCGCCTTGCGGCTCGACGGCCCGTTGAGCGCCGAGGCGCTGTCTCGAAGCCTCCAGGAGCTCGTCCACCGTCACGAAGCCCTGCGCACCACGTTCCACGCACGTGAGGACGGAGAGCCGGTCCAGCACCCGCATCCGCATGTGGAGCTGGTCGTGCCCCTGGTGGAGCTGCGCCACCTGCCGGAGGCGGAGCAGCCCGAGGAGGTCCGCCGGCTGGCCCAGGAAGAAGCGCGCAAGCCCTTCGACCTTTCGCGTCCGCCCCTGATGCGCGCCACGCTGCTGCGCCTGTCGGAGCAGCGTCACGTCGTGCTCGTCACGTTGCACCACATCGTCTCGGACGGTTGGTCCAACCGCATCCTCGTCGAGGAACTGGGAGCGCTCCATGCGGCGTTCTCGCGGGAGCAGCCTTCGCCCTTGCGGCCCCTGCCGCTCCAGTATGCGGACTACGCCGCATGGCAGCGGGACTGGCTCCGGGACGAGGTGCTGGAGCAGCAGGTGCAGTGGTGGAAGCAGCAGCTCGACGGCGTGCCGCATGCGCTGGAGCTGCCCACGGACAAGCCTCGCCCGGCCGTGCAGACCTACCGTGGCGCGCGGGTGCCCGTGGTCCTGTCGGAGAAGGTCGCGCAGGGGCTCAAGGCCCTCTGCCAGCAGGAGGTCGTCACGCCATTCATGGCGCTGCTCGCGCTCTGGCAGATCCTGCTGGCCTTCTGCTCCGGGCAGGAGGACTTCGCCGTCGGCTCGCCCATCGCGGGCCGTGAGCATGAACAACTGGAGGGGCTCGTCGGATTCTTCGTCAACACGTTGGTGCTGCGCGCCTACGTGGACCGCCGCGATTCCTTCCGCCAGGTGCTGCGCCGGGTGAAGGAGGTCGCGCTGGGGGCCTACGCCCACCAGGACCTCCCGTTCGAAAAGCTGGTGGAGGAGCTGAAGCCAGCGCGTGACCCGAGCCGGTCGCCGCTATTCCAGACGGTCTTCACGCTGCAGGACCCCGCACCTTGGTCACCGCGCGCGGACGCACTGACGATGCACGCGCTGGACGTGGAGGACACCACGGCCAAGTTCGATCTGGAGTTGAACCTGGCGGAGTCCTCCGACGGGTTCGTGGGAACTCTCGGCTACAACACCGACCTGTTCGAGCCGCGCACGGCCACTCGCATGGCGGAGCGACTCCGCATGTTGGCGGAAGGGCTCGTGGCCCGGCCCGGAGCGCCCCTGGGGGCCGTATCCCTGCTGACGGAGGCAGAGCGTCAGCAGGTGCTGGTGGAGTGGAACGCGACCGCGGCCGAGTACCCGCGTGACTCCACGCTGCCATCAGTCTTCCAGCAGGTGGTGGCCCGCTTCCCGGAGAAGGTGGCCGTCGAGTTCGGGGATTCGCGCCTCACCTACCGGGAGCTGGACGCACGCGCCAATCAGCTCGCGTGGCACCTGTGCTCACTGGGCGTCACCGCTGACGCGCGCGTGGCCGTGGCCCTGGAGCGCTCGCTGGACCTCGTCGTCTCCCTCGTCGCCATCCTCAAGGCCGGTGCGGCCTACGTACCGCTGGACCCTGCCTATCCACGCTCGCGCCTGGACGCGATGGTGGAGGATGCACGGCCTCACGTCCTCCTCACCTCTCGCGCGCTGCTCTCGCGGCTGCCTTGCGAGAACTTGCGGCCCGTCGTGCTGGAGGAACTGGCTCTCGACTCGCTGCCCACGCATGCGCCCTCCTCGGGCGCCCTGCCCCAGAGCCTCGCGTACATCGACTTCACCTCCGGCTCCACTGGCAGGCCCAAGGGCGTCGGCACGCCTCACGCCGCCGTGCTCCGCACCCTCCTCGGTGTCGACTACGCTCGCTTCGGCCCCGACGAGACGCTGCTGCTCATGGCGCCCCTCGCCTTCGATGCCTCCACCCTGGAGGTTTGGGGCGCGCTGCTGCATGGCGCGAAGCTGGCCGTCTTCCCCGCCCACCCGCCGGCGGACCCGCTTGAGTTGGAGCGCGTGTTGGTGCGCCACAGCGTGACGACGCTGTGGCTCACCGCGGGCTTCTTCTCCCAACTGGTGGACTCGCACCTGCCCGCGCTGCGCTCGCTGCGCCAGGTGCTCACCGGTGGCGACGTCGTCTCCGCTCCTCACGTGCGCCGCGTGCTGGAGCTCCTGGGCCTCCCCGTCATCGCGGGCTATGGCCCCACCGAGACCACCGTCTTCGCCACCAGTCACCGCTTCACCCATGCCTCGCAGGTGGGGACGTCCGTCCCGCTGGGACGCCCCCTGGGCAACACCCAGGTGTACGTGCTGGATGCTTCGGGACACCCTCTTCCTCCGGGTGTCCAGGGAGAGCTCTACGTCGGGGGCGATGGACTGGCTCGCGGCTACGTGGGCCAGCCCGCCCTCACCGCGGAGCGCTTCGTCCCTGACCCGTTCTCCTCCACTCCTGGTGCGCGCCTCTACCGCACGGGCGACCTCGCCCGTTGGCGTGAGGACGGTGTGCTGGAGTTCCTCGGCCGCGCGGACGCCCAGGTGAAGGTGCGCGGCTTCCGCATCGAGCTGCCTGAAATCGAAGCCGCCCTGCGCTCTCACCCTGACGTCCGCGAAGCCGTCGCAGTCGTCCGCGAGGACGTGCCCGGCGACAAGCGGCTCGTGGCCTACGTCGTCGCTGCCGCATCGCTGGACATGGCGGAGCTGCGCTCCTTCCTCAAGCACCGGCTGCCCGACTACATGGTGCCCTCGGCCCTGGGCCACCTCGACGCCCTGCCCCTCTCCTCCAACGGCAAGGTGGACCTCCAGGCCCTTCCCGCGCTGGAGACCTCCACGTCCGGAAGCCACGTCACACCCCGCACGTCGCTCGAAGAGCAGCTGGCCAGGTCCTTCACGGAAGTGCTTCGCGTGCCTCGCGTCAGCATCACCGACAACTTCTTCGAGCTGGGTGGCCACTCGCTGCTGGCCTTGCGGTTGATCGCTTCCATCCGCGTGCACACCGGGCACGCGCTCCCCATGGCGGCCCTCTTCCAATACGGCACCGTCGAGCAACTGGCACGGCGGCTCCAGCAGGAGACGCCTTCGCTTCCCGCGAACCTCGTGCGACTGGCGGCCGGCGCGGAGGGCATCCGACCCTTCTTCCTCGTCCACGGCGGCGGCGGTGGCGTGATGGGCTATTCCGAGCTCGTCCGCCAGCTGGGCCGCGAACGGCCTGTCTACGGCCTGTCCGCGCCGGGCCTGGAGGGCGGTGCGCTTCCTCCCGCGTCCGTCGAAGCGCTGGCTCGCGACTACCTCGACCAGGTCCGCA
This genomic interval carries:
- a CDS encoding non-ribosomal peptide synthetase translates to MGTFEGEGIGAELTPEQKRARLAELLRGKVRPTHAPVSFSQERMWFQDRLSPGSAAFNIPVRVRFSGVLDVAVLRASLQALVRRHAPLRTTFIEQDGRPLQHIAPAMELALALVDLQSLPAPEREAESLRLITEEARRPFDLEKGPLLRTVLYRLDALEHVLLLKLHHIITDGWSMGVLVRELSALYPALAEGRPSPLAPLPMQYADYAGWQREFLRGEVLESHLAFWRGRLDPDAVLELPTDRPRPAVLSGRGARLHAVLPVPLVESLKALALAEGNTLFGVLLAGFQVLLSRYSGQQDVVVGTSVAGRGRAELEGLIGLFTNYLAFRTDLSGQPSFRELLGRVRETTLEAYAHQDVPFEKLVDALKPERQLSVNPLFQVALTLQNAPLPPLRLPGLVLDAEPVDNRTSKTDLSLIAMEVPQGMRLTAEYNTDLFDPGTMQRLLAHLRTLLEGAVADPGRRVGDLPLMDAAEAARLQRDWAGDAAPFPEDRCLHTLFEAQARRTPDAVAVRFQGRTLTYAQLDARANQLAHALRRRGVGPEVRVALSVERSLEVAVGLLGILKAGGAWVPVDPMLPRERLAFMLEDSGATVLVTQAPLLERFPEGARARALCLDVEGERLAAKSVLAPASGVGPRNLAYVLYTSGSTGTPKGTAIEHRGVCNLVTHEATAYGIGPGSRVLQFASLSFDLSVEEIFTTLCSGATLVLAPREDLMPGEPLRTLLRDEALTVISLTPATLAATAPEGLPALRTVISGGEALPPEVVARWAPGRTFLNTYGPTEATVMATLTGCTADGRVPSIGRPLANVRAYVLDARGGLVPVGVKGELYLGGVGVARGYSGRPSLTAERFVPDAFSGEAGARLYRTGDVVRWREDGTLEFVGRADAQVKVRGFRIELGEVEAALAKLPPVRDAVVVAREDGPGGKGLVGYVVLRDGVTATGTELRTALKDALPEYMVPSAVVVLPALPLTTNGKVDRKALPAPDVAGSDPREYVAPRTPTEQRLAGLWQELLGVTRVGANAHFFDLGGHSLLATQALSRIRQTFTVDLPLRRLFESPTLEAVARLIDEALAGKGPPAASPTKPREARARPVPMVPLEDVAREWAARAAAQPRDTVTVLADEHRQQVLVEWNATAAEYPRDSTLPSVFQQVVARFPEKVAVEFGDARLTYRELDARANQLAWHLRSLGVTADARVAVALERSLDLVVSLVAILKAGAAYVPLDPAYPRSRLDAMVEDARPHVLLTSRALLSRLPCENLRPVVLEELALDSLPTHAPSSGALPQSLAYIDFTSGSTGRPKGVGTPHAAVLRTLLGVDYARFGPDETLLLMAPLAFDASTLEVWGALLHGAKLAVFPAHPPTDPLELERVLVRHGVTTLWLTAGFFSQLVDSHLPALRSLRQVLTGGDVVSAPHVRRVLELLGLPVIAGYGPTETTVFATSHRFTHASQVGTSVPLGRPLGNTQVYVLDASGHPLPPGVQGELYVGGDGLARGYVGQPALTAERFVPDPFSSTPGARLYRTGDLARWREDGVLEFLGRADAQVKVRGFRIELPEIEAALRSHPDVREAVAVVREDVPGDKRLVAYVVAAPSLDMAELRSFLKHRLPDYMVPSALGHLDALPLSSNGKVDRRALPAPSTFQTRARTRPARTDTERLLTTLWEEVLQAGTVGAEDNFFDLGGNSLSATQLLSRIRRAFQAELSIADFFAAPTVEAIARRLESQGPVRPALSVPSLKPVPRDGGLPLSFAQQRLWFFAKLEPDSTAYNLPFVMRLEGALDVPALTRGLRDLLQRHESLRTTFREQESGPVQVIASAPSLPAAWMDLSALPDAERALGTILDDEARQVFDLEAGPLWRVLVVRMDEQHHLLLLTMHHVISDAWSMGVLLQELTTLYAAHAESRAPHLKPLPVQYADFAVWQRGWLRDAALESQLGWWRQQLHGAPKALELPTDRPRPATQTFRGAVVPFQFSRELSDAMHALCRSEGVTPSMVVLAVFQLLLSRYSGQEDISVGSPIAGRTQAETEGLIGFFVNTLVLRTKLDGDPSFRELLARVRDVALGAYAHQDVPFEKLVEALKPERDPRRPPLFQVMLAYQNAPMPETLSTGLKLQPLEPRGGTAKFDLTLALNDTAGGLKGLLEYNTDLFDAATASHMVGHLRVLLDSALHAPERRLSALHMLTLAERGLLLHSWSEAGNASAEDASLHRLLQAQALRHPDTVAVEHEGHTLTWAEAFRRAREVLRELRMRGVVALPPAPPLVPVPRTGPLPLSFSQQRLWLIDQLEPGSAAYNIFLALRVEGALDVAALEKAFATLIARHESLRTVFVSQGGEPAQVILPEVPFALDVVELGEASREVLEARLREEARRPFDLTRGPLLRVSLLRLGAEAHVLWLNMHHIVSDGWSMGVLVRELSALYGAHVSGRPSTLAPLPVQYVDYAAWQRDWLKDEALEHHLSYWRRQLAGAPPLLELPTDKPRPRVLSHQGAQVPVRLPGSLSESFQALCQREGATLFMGLVTAWQVLLARYAGQEDITLGSPIAGRTREDTEGLIGFFVNTLVLRTHVDAKAPFRQVLAQVRATTLAAYEHQDAPFEKLVEALQPQRSLSHSPLFQVLIALQNAPTQPLSLPGGSAPLRLLPLEQEEQTTQFDLTLALAPTPQGLQGALSYRTDLFEAATLRRMAEHLRVLLEGVVAKPDEAVGLLPMLTAAERQQVLVTWNQTRAEYPRDATIPRLFEAQARRTPEAVAVVSGEQRLTYQQLELRANRLAHRLRKLGVGPESRVGLCVERTADVVVGTLGILKAGGAYVPLDPSYPKERLGWLLEDADGPALVMHSRLREFLPAFTAQAVCLDTDADLQEGPSTPPSVEVHPENVAYLIYTSGSTGRPKGVAVTHRNAVAFLTWATETFTEEETKAVLAATSLNFDLSVFELFAPLIRGGSVVVVQNALSLAEAKPDAEVTLINTVPSAMAQLVKLGAVPLSAQVINLAGEALPETLTKAVYALPSVKKLYNLYGPSEDTTYSTWSLVGREEVPNIGRPLTNTRAYVLDKFLQPVPVGVAGELYLAGEGQARGYLQRPELTAEKFLPEVYGPEGSRMYRTGDRVRYRADGVLEYLGRVDFQVKVRGFRIELGEVESALRQQEAVKDAVVVAKGEGAEKHLVAYVAPKAGATIEAQVLRTRLRQRLPEYMVPGTVVVLEALPLNANGKVDRKALPEPDAPASVSTYEAPRTALEAKLAAIWAEVLRVPRVGVQDDFFALGGHSLLATQVVSRVRTETGVELPLRALFEAPSVASLASRIEGGSHPRQAVRRPPLVPVHRTGPLPLSFAQQRLWFLDRLQPGSVHYNIPAALRLDGPLSAEALSRSLQELVHRHEALRTTFHAREDGEPVQHPHPHVELVVPLVELRHLPEAEQPEEVRRLAQEEARKPFDLSRPPLMRATLLRLSEQRHVVLVTLHHIVSDGWSNRILVEELGALHAAFSREQPSPLRPLPLQYADYAAWQRDWLRDEVLEQQVQWWKQQLDGVPHALELPTDKPRPAVQTYRGARVPVVLSEKVAQGLKALCQQEVVTPFMALLALWQILLAFCSGQEDFAVGSPIAGREHEQLEGLVGFFVNTLVLRAYVDRRDSFRQVLRRVKEVALGAYAHQDLPFEKLVEELKPARDPSRSPLFQTVFTLQDPAPWSPRADALTMHALDVEDTTAKFDLELNLAESSDGFVGTLGYNTDLFEPRTATRMAERLRMLAEGLVARPGAPLGAVSLLTEAERQQVLVEWNATAAEYPRDSTLPSVFQQVVARFPEKVAVEFGDSRLTYRELDARANQLAWHLCSLGVTADARVAVALERSLDLVVSLVAILKAGAAYVPLDPAYPRSRLDAMVEDARPHVLLTSRALLSRLPCENLRPVVLEELALDSLPTHAPSSGALPQSLAYIDFTSGSTGRPKGVGTPHAAVLRTLLGVDYARFGPDETLLLMAPLAFDASTLEVWGALLHGAKLAVFPAHPPADPLELERVLVRHSVTTLWLTAGFFSQLVDSHLPALRSLRQVLTGGDVVSAPHVRRVLELLGLPVIAGYGPTETTVFATSHRFTHASQVGTSVPLGRPLGNTQVYVLDASGHPLPPGVQGELYVGGDGLARGYVGQPALTAERFVPDPFSSTPGARLYRTGDLARWREDGVLEFLGRADAQVKVRGFRIELPEIEAALRSHPDVREAVAVVREDVPGDKRLVAYVVAAASLDMAELRSFLKHRLPDYMVPSALGHLDALPLSSNGKVDLQALPALETSTSGSHVTPRTSLEEQLARSFTEVLRVPRVSITDNFFELGGHSLLALRLIASIRVHTGHALPMAALFQYGTVEQLARRLQQETPSLPANLVRLAAGAEGIRPFFLVHGGGGGVMGYSELVRQLGRERPVYGLSAPGLEGGALPPASVEALARDYLDQVRTVQPRGPYLLGGWSFGGLVALEMARQLQALGEQVELLALMDSTVPTPQPRPEADPLGLLALWGRTLGVRWQEQSLHLERLRRMDGRERLAYILEQLRNTPEGNPGLDLESAERLLALHTRLYEAQRRYVPTGGYSGPTLLFRATAGQQPASGEPLWSTWLTGPVTMHDVPGEHYTMLSAPHVSTVAEHLRRHLQGR